The sequence CTTTGTGCCTTTTGCTGAAGATGTCTTCTCCATTGAAGTTCTTCCAGATGACCCATTAGACAGCGCTCCCCTCACTGTGGCATCGCAGTTGGTCAATGAGGTTACGCCATCTGTCTGTGGGCCTGAGGAACCCCTCACCATTTTAACTGTGATCCTCGATGCTGACCTCACTAAGATGACAGCCAAGCAACGGATTGGGCTGTTGGAACAAATGCAGAAGTTTGCAGAGGTGGGACTCCATCAAATGAAGCTCGTTCCAGTTGTCAACAACCGTTTGTTCGACATGTCTGCCTTTATGGCTGGACCTGGGAATGCAAAGAAGGTCGTGGAGAACGGGGCTTTGGTGTCCTGGAAGATTGGATGTTTCTTAAATCAGAACAATGTCCCTAATATCAGCAGCGTGGAGATCCCAGCCAAGGAGGGCACCATGTCTGCTCAGCTTGGCTACCCTGTCGTAGGGTGGCACATTGCCAACAAGAAACTACAGGTGACTAAGAGAGTGCGAAGGCAAATAAATCTCACTCCAACGCCTGTCATTGTTGCACTGCCACCGACAACCGCTGTTAGGGAACCTCCCAGTCATATAGTCCCAACACCAACCTCCCCAATTATTGCACCAACCACAGACAGAGTGGCACCACCAATCAGGAAACCATTGATAAGTAGGCCAGTTAAAACAGTCAGACCAAAAGATACAATCACTCACACGCCCACTTTGGGTCCTGTGCAACCAACCAGGGTGTTGGAAAAATCAAGTACAACGATCCCTGGCCAAATTGAGCCGACTGTGACCAGGCCTGGTTATGTTGAGCCCACTGCTGTGCTGCCTCCTCACACGACTAAGAAACCACGGGTTACCACTTTGAAACCACAAGTTACAACTCCAACGACAGTTACCACCAGCACTGGTAAGCCAAAGGGACAAACCAAGGCTCCACGGGTCACAAGCAAGCCATCCACCAAGCTGCGTACCACCTCACCACCCACCAGGCGTACAACCAGCCCTGTCCATGCCACCAAGCCCTTCCGGCCACCTGTTGGCGACAATCAGCCACCCAAGCTTACAAACCACATTGACCGTGTGGACTCGTGGGTGGGAACTTACTTCGAGGTCAAGATCCCATCTGACACTTTCTATGACGATGAGGATGGCACCACTGACAAGCTGCAACTGACCCTCAAGCTCAGGGAGCAGCAGGCACTGCCCGAGAACTCATGGGTCAAGTTCAATGGCACCAGCCAGCTGCTATACGGCTTGCCTAACACTGGGCACGAAGGCAAGCACGAGTACTTCATGCATGCTGCTGACAAGGGTGGCCTGACGGCTGTGGATGCTTTTGAGGTCCACGTGCATAGCCGGCCTCACAATGGCAAGTCGAGCGCCAAATTTGCTGCCCGGTTTCATGGAGATCACACGAAGGTGGCCAACGATGTCAACAAAAAAATCCAGCTGATCAAGAAGCTGGCCTATGCGTTTGGCGACCGTAACAGCAGCACCATTACCCTGCACAGCATCTCGAAGGGCTCCATTGTGGTCGAATGGACTAACAACACGCTGCCCCTCGAGCCCTGTCCCAAGGAGCAGATTCAGTCCTTGAGCAGGCGCATTGCAGACGATGACGGCAAGCCTAACCAGGTCTTCACGGCAACCATGGAGCCGGAGTTCTCCCCCATCAATGTGTCTGTCACGGGCACAGGTAGCTGCAAGAATATCCAGTTTGTGCCAGCGGTTCCGTTCTCTGAGCCTCCCATCCAGCCCACCGTGTTGGTAGCTGCTGGTGAGGGGCCGTCCAGGACCAGCAACGATGATGTTTACTTGCACACTGTCATCCCGGCAGTGGTGGTGGCTGCCATTCTGCTCATTGCGGGCATCATCGCCATGATCTGCTACCGCAAGAAGCGGAAAGGGAAGCTCACCATCGAGGACCAAGCCACCTTCATCAAGAAAGGTGTTCCTATCATTTTTGCAGATGAACTCGATGACTCCAAGCCCCCTCCTTCGTCCAGCGTCCCACTCATCCTTCAGGAGGAGAagcctcctcttcctcctccggAGTATCCCAGCCAGTCCAGCCACGAGGCCATCCCCTTGGGCCAGGATCTGATTGGTGAATACACTCCTCTGAGAGAGGAGGATCCCAATGCACCGCcctaccagcccccaccaccctTCACAGCGCCAATGGAAGGTAAAGGCTGCCGTCCAAAGAACATGACCCCGTACAGATCCCCACCACCTTACGTCCCCCCCTAATACTTGAAGGAGCCTGGAAGCCCcatgcccccaccccacccccctttcCACACCAGTGCTGTCTGTAGGGAATGGAAGCCTGCCATCATTTTTAATTTTCTGAGCACTGGGTTTGTCGGTTTGGAAGTAAATAATGCTGATGTTTCACTGCAGCCCTTAGTGCTGCTGTTCACCTCCCTGAATTGACGGGACGGTCTCCCAGTCAGCATTGTTACTTTGATCGTTTCTGTACATTGTTATCGCAGGCTTCAgaacatttgttttaaaatgctAAAGAGACCACGGGCAGCACTGGGGGGATGTTTGATACGGTTTGCCTTTAACACTAATTGTACTGTTTTCTATTCACGTGTCTAGCAACGGAAGTATAACAAAACAGTAGCCTAATGTAAATGTCAGAGACTGTACTGAAATCGGTTTGTTTTACATTTAATCCACTGTACCTAAACTTATACTTCTAGTTTTGGCCATGTTAATTATTTTGAGGTAGAACTTTTCTCTGCTCTGGCTTTTGGGACACCTTGTCAACTTTCATTTTGCTTGTTATCATTTCTTGCTGTCTGGCCTCCTTCACTGGTTCGCTAACTACATTTCCTTTAAGGTCACCGGTTCTTTCATGCTGTTCAGTGCCGAGCGCTTACAAAGTTGTCCGGTGCATCACTGGACTGTGAGAtggtgctgcacatctctctcaCCTCACGTGCTGTCTCTTCATGCTCACATTTGGCATTCTGTCCACCTCAGCTGCCTCTCCTCTGCCTTGCACGTTTTTTAACTCTCTGGGTTCTCT comes from Chiloscyllium punctatum isolate Juve2018m chromosome 12, sChiPun1.3, whole genome shotgun sequence and encodes:
- the dag1 gene encoding dystroglycan 1, which translates into the protein MFLLHELGRTLLLLELLEAAVLAHWQNEPVQIVKDLDSQIEASMHSVLLESDAPAVSFSIPDSSAYISRAFTMRIPSEVLPAHVTLKITESGKETLPSWLHWDPVNHSLQGLPLDTDRGVHYISATALEVAANGSFVPFAEDVFSIEVLPDDPLDSAPLTVASQLVNEVTPSVCGPEEPLTILTVILDADLTKMTAKQRIGLLEQMQKFAEVGLHQMKLVPVVNNRLFDMSAFMAGPGNAKKVVENGALVSWKIGCFLNQNNVPNISSVEIPAKEGTMSAQLGYPVVGWHIANKKLQVTKRVRRQINLTPTPVIVALPPTTAVREPPSHIVPTPTSPIIAPTTDRVAPPIRKPLISRPVKTVRPKDTITHTPTLGPVQPTRVLEKSSTTIPGQIEPTVTRPGYVEPTAVLPPHTTKKPRVTTLKPQVTTPTTVTTSTGKPKGQTKAPRVTSKPSTKLRTTSPPTRRTTSPVHATKPFRPPVGDNQPPKLTNHIDRVDSWVGTYFEVKIPSDTFYDDEDGTTDKLQLTLKLREQQALPENSWVKFNGTSQLLYGLPNTGHEGKHEYFMHAADKGGLTAVDAFEVHVHSRPHNGKSSAKFAARFHGDHTKVANDVNKKIQLIKKLAYAFGDRNSSTITLHSISKGSIVVEWTNNTLPLEPCPKEQIQSLSRRIADDDGKPNQVFTATMEPEFSPINVSVTGTGSCKNIQFVPAVPFSEPPIQPTVLVAAGEGPSRTSNDDVYLHTVIPAVVVAAILLIAGIIAMICYRKKRKGKLTIEDQATFIKKGVPIIFADELDDSKPPPSSSVPLILQEEKPPLPPPEYPSQSSHEAIPLGQDLIGEYTPLREEDPNAPPYQPPPPFTAPMEGKGCRPKNMTPYRSPPPYVPP